A single region of the Phaenicophaeus curvirostris isolate KB17595 chromosome 4, BPBGC_Pcur_1.0, whole genome shotgun sequence genome encodes:
- the PPEF2 gene encoding serine/threonine-protein phosphatase with EF-hands 2, which produces MGSGTSVNANYKYSLQKSENAFKAAVLIQQWYRRYVARLEMRRRCTWRIFQSIEYSCEQDQIKLHNFFSYLMDHFTPSSSKERDFINRMFISGESFKEVELEKYCDYESMEVPDSYTGPRLSFPLLPDHATDLLEAFKQKQQLHPRYVLNLLHETRKHLKQLPNISHVSTCYSEEVTVCGDLHGQLDDLFFIFYKNGLPSPSKSYVFNGDFVDRGKQSLEILIILFTFLLIYPKEVHLNRGNHEDYMVNLRYGFAKEVMQKYKVHGKKILKMIQNVFCWLPLATLIDQKVLIIHGGISDTTDLDMLEKIQRNKFISVLRGKKRKESNRNVEIQEINRENKAEADPAGNEAAPSLPPQPQTAEAPSMANRLEFSRWVRQTVQEQIEWCRRLVDISESEEEEPTYSSVVSLTDLDGPCWTRQEEWKQILDILWSDPMPQEGCRVNTVRGGGCYFGPDVTEKILEKYNLQFLIRSHECKQEGYEFCHSRKVLTIFSASNYYEIGSNRGAYVKLGPDLDPHIVQYQSNKAAHTLTMTQRISRVEESAFRALREKLFAHTSALISAFKAYDKDNTGRITLSNWATAVESVVQLGLPWRMLRPQLVRSTAQGMLEYKSWLDDLAMEQRSQEHIQSSLLEVIYRNRSNLETIFRIIDRDHSGLISFEEFHQTWKLFSSHMNIELTDDGISDLVRSIDFNKDGNIDFNEFLEAFRLVKQSQ; this is translated from the exons ATGGGATCTGGTACTTCTGTAAATGCCAACTACAAGTACTCCCTGCAGAAGTCTGAAAATG CTTTCAAGGCAGCTGTCTTGATCCAACAGTGGTATCGGCGTTATGTTGCTCGGCTGGAAATGCGCCGACGTTGTACCTGGAGAATCTTTCAATCCATTGAGTACTCTTGCGAGCAGGATCAGATCAAG CTTCACAACTTCTTCAGTTACCTCATGGACCACTTCACgccaagcagcagcaaagaga GGGATTTTATCAATCGCATGTTCATAAGCGGGGAAAGCTTCAAAGAGGTAGAGCTGGAGAAATACTGTGACTACGAATCCATGGAGGTGCCAGACTCCTACACTGGACCCCGACTCTCTTTCCCACTACTTCCTGACCATGCAACTGACTTGTTGGAAGCTTTCAAACAGAAACAA CAGCTCCACCCTCGCTATGTCTTAAACCTCCTGCATGAGACCAGGAAGCACCTCAAGCAGTTGCCAAACATCAGCCATGTCTCCACCTGCTACAGCGAGGAGGTCACTGTGTGTG GAGACTTGCATGGCCAACTGGATGACTTGTTCTTCATCTTTTATAAG AATGgccttccttccccttccaaGTCCTACGTGTTCAATGGGGACTTCGTAGACAGAGGCAAACAGTCCCTTGAGATCCTCATCATCCTCTTTACCTTCCTCCTAATCTATCCAAAGGAGGTTCACCTCAACCGTGGAAACCATGAGGACTACATGGTCAACTTACG CTATGGTTTTGCCAAGGAAGTAATGCAGAAATATAAG GTGCATGGGAAGAAAATCCTGAAGATGATTCAGAATGTCTTCTGCTGGCTGCCTCTGGCCACCCTGATTGATCAGAAAGTTCTCATTATACATGGGGGCATCTCTGACACCACTGACCTGGACATGCTTGAGAAAATTCAAAGGAACAAA tttatttcGGTAttaagagggaagaaaagaaaggagtcaAATAGAAATGtggaaatacaggaaataaacAGGGAGAACAAAGCAGAGGCTGACCCAGCAGGGAACGAGGCAGCCCCCAGTTTACCTCCGCAGCCCCAGACAGCTGAGGCTCCCAGCATGGCCAACAGGCTGGAGTTCTCCAGGTGGGTACGGCAGACGGTGCAGGAGCAAATTGAGTGGTGCCGCCGGCTAGTGGACATCAGCGAGTCAGAGGAAGAGGAGCCCACCTATTCTAGCGTGGTCTCCTTGACAGATTTGGATGGGCCGTGCTGGACTCGCCAGGAGGAGTGGAAGCAG ATTTTAGATATTCTCTGGAGTGACCCCATGCCTCAGGAGGGCTGCAGAGTAAATACAGTGCGAGGCGGTGGCTGCTACTTTGGGCCTGATGTGACAGAGAAGATCCTTGAGAAGTACAACTTGCAGTTCCTCATCCGCTCCCATGAGTGCAAGCAAGAGGGCTACGAGTTCTGTCACAGCCGGAAG GTGCTGACCATATTTTCGGCCTCCAACTACTATGAGATCGGCAGCAACAGGGGAGCCTATGTGAAGCTGGGACCGGACCTCGACCCCCATATTGTTCAGTACCAATCGAACAAGGCCGCTCATACTCTCACTATGACCCAAAG GATCAGCAGAGTAGAGGAGTCAGCCTTTCGAGCCTTGCGGGAAAAGCTCTTTGCTCACACCTCAGCCCTCATCAGTGCGTTCAAGGCCTATGATAAGGACAATACAG GAAGGATCACACTGAGCAACTGGGCAACAGCAGTGGAGTCAGTTGTGCAACTGGGACTGCCCTGGCGAATGCTGAGACCACAGCTGGTGCGCAGCACGGCTCAGGGCATGCTGGAGTACAAGTCCTGGCTCGACGACTTGGCTATGGAGCAGCGAAGCCAAGAG CACATCCAGTCAAGCTTGCTGGAAGTCATTTATCGAAACAGATCCAACTTGGAGACCATATTCAGGATCATAGACAGAGATCACTCAG GTCTCATCTCATTTGAGGAATTCCACCAAACATGGAAGTTGTTCAGCTCCCACATGAACATTGAACTCACAGATGATGGCATCAGTGATTTAGTGCGCAGTATTGATTTCAACAAGGATGGAAACATTGACTTCAACGAGTTCCTAGAAGCCTTCCGCCTTGTCAAACAGTCACAGTAG